The DNA window CACGAACAATCTCAACAACATCCTCACCAAGAACATCAAAAGGCATAAAAAACCAAACCCAACCAAAAATCCAACAAAACAAATACAACCCTAAAACACTATCACTTTTACCCCTCCAAAAAACCAAACCAAACCAAACCAAACCAAACCAAACCAAACCAAACCAAACCAAACCAAACCAAACCAAACCAAACCAAACCAAACCAAACCAAACCAAACCAAACCAAACCAAACCAAACCAAACCAAACCAAACCAAACCAAACCAAACCAAACCAAACCAAACCAAACCAAACCAAACCAAACCAAACCAAACCAAACCAAACCAAACCAAACCAAACCAAACCAAACCAAACCAAACCAAACCAAACCAAACCAAACCAAACCAAACCGAAAACAAAAAACATAGACAAACAAAAAAATCGATATCAAATATCAATTAAACAAAACACCAATAAATGATGGACAATATAGAGATATGATATAAAAGAGAAAGGTAAAAGAGATAGGTGTGTAGATGCATTTCAAAAAAGAATACATAGACCAGGGAGATTTAAACCGGCTATCCAGCATGGTCGTAGACAGTGTAAATGACCATATAGCAGTTGTAGATCGAGAAGGCTATATAGTAGGGGTAAACCAGTCTTGGATTGATTTTGGCCGTGAAAACGGTCTCAAACACCCTAAATGTGCTGTTGGTAATAACTATATAGAGATAGCTGAAGACGTTAATGAAAACCATATAGAAGGTAGGTTGGTTAGCGAAGAGATAAAGCGTGTTCTAAATGGAGATAAAACAACTGATAAAATTGAGTATCCCTGCCATAGCCCTGAAACCAAAAGATGGTTCATATGTGAAGTAACAGGTATCGAATTAAATCAACGGTATGCAGTTGTCAAGCATATCGATATAACTAAACGTAAAAAAGCAGAAGAATGGGCCGAGTTCATAAGGTCTACAATGAACCACGACCTTAAAAACAAAATCCAGTTGATGGAGGGATACATAGAACTATTAAATGAAAAAATCGATAGCGACCAGAAAAACATGAAAAACTACATCAATAAAGCTATCAACTCGATAGATGATACAAAAAGACTGATACAGAAAATACAGAGCATCGAGAAGATTAAAAAAGAACAAACCGTTCCAACAGAACTCCAAAATGTAATAACAAACTCAATAAACGATTATAAACAAGAGATTCAAGAAAACGACATAAAAATAAAAACAGATGTAAATAATTGTACAGTCATGGCCGGCTCAATGCTTCAAGAAGTCTTTAAAAACTTGATAATGAACTCTATACAACACGCAGACTGCAGTAAAATAGAGATAACCTCAACCACCAACAAAGATATATGCAGTATAACCTACCAAGACGACGGAAAAGGAATCCCAGAAAACAACAGACAACATGTATTTGAAAAAGGATTCAGCAGTAAAGGCGGAACCGGTCTAGGCCTACACCTTGTTGAAAAAATAATAAACCACTATAACGGAGATATTGAATTAAAAGACAGTGAAAAAGGAGTTAAGTTCCTAATAACTCTTAAAAAAACATGAAGATAAGGATAACATAAACCGGGGATAAAGGTTTTTTTTATTTTTGTTTGTTTAGTTGGTCGAATATTTCGTTCGCTACTCTTTGTTTACCGCCTTTTATGTGTTTTTTGGTGTTTTTTGTTATTATGTGTGCGTCTATGTTCTGGCTACCCATCGTTTTAACTGGGTTTCCAACTATCAGGTCTAAATTCATTTCTATTAGTTTTTTGTTTGCGGATTTAAGGCTTTCTTCTATTGTTGGCTCCAGTTTGAATCCAACAACCTTTAGTTCTGGGTTTTTGTTAGCTGCTTTCCTTATTATCTTTTCTGATGGCTTTAGTTCTATTTTTTTCGGAGTTCCGGACTGTATTTTTCCATCCACTTTTTTCGGTATGAAGTCTGAGATGGCGGCAGATGAAATAAATATATCATAATCATCTTTGA is part of the Methanonatronarchaeum thermophilum genome and encodes:
- a CDS encoding PAS domain-containing sensor histidine kinase — its product is MHFKKEYIDQGDLNRLSSMVVDSVNDHIAVVDREGYIVGVNQSWIDFGRENGLKHPKCAVGNNYIEIAEDVNENHIEGRLVSEEIKRVLNGDKTTDKIEYPCHSPETKRWFICEVTGIELNQRYAVVKHIDITKRKKAEEWAEFIRSTMNHDLKNKIQLMEGYIELLNEKIDSDQKNMKNYINKAINSIDDTKRLIQKIQSIEKIKKEQTVPTELQNVITNSINDYKQEIQENDIKIKTDVNNCTVMAGSMLQEVFKNLIMNSIQHADCSKIEITSTTNKDICSITYQDDGKGIPENNRQHVFEKGFSSKGGTGLGLHLVEKIINHYNGDIELKDSEKGVKFLITLKKT